From the Deinococcus aestuarii genome, the window GGAGGAGTACCGCGAGGTCGGCATCCCCATGCTGCCCGTCGTGCACGGCGACCGGCTGACGGTGGCGCAGATCGGGCTGTACGCCGTGTACACCGTGGTCCTGTCGGTGATGCCGGTCTTCATCGGGGAGGTCGGGCTGCTGTACTTCGTGGTGGCGCTGATTCTCGGCGGGCTGCTGCTCGCGCGCTCGTGGCGGCTGTACCGGCACGTCATGGGTGGGGGGGCGGTCGAGCGGCGGGTCGCCGTGCCGCTGTACCTGTACTCGATGCTCTACCTCGCGCTGCTGTTTGTGGCGGGGGCGGTGGACCGGGTGCTGACGGCGTAGGCAGGGCGACGGGGCAGGGGGCGGCGGAAGGTAGCCGTCCCCCCACATTTTTCTGCCCCTGGCACGGGGTTCAGGACACTTGCCCACCGCTTCATCTGGTCTCATATGCCTACCCCTGACCGCTCGGTCGAACGGCGTGTGGAGGCACACACGGCGGTGTGGCCTGGAAGGCACACAAGCCTGAAGAACGCCTTAGACTGGGGGGAAGAGGAAAGAGGAAAGGAGTGAAGTTGAACACCAACCATAGCCGCCCCAGACGCGGACCGCCGGGAGGTCTGCCGCGCCGAGCCGTGCAGGCGGGTCTGCTCGGGTTGGCCGCGACGCTGCTCACGGGCTGTCAGTCCGAGAGGCTGATCAGCCTCGGGGACATGGCGTCGGCGAACAACCGCGAAGTCTTCTGGATGAGCGTTCCGGCCATCGCCCTGTCGATCATCATCTTCGCCGCCGTGTCGTGGGCGCTGTTTTACACGGTCCGCAAGTTCCGCGAGGACCGCAACGACGCCCCGCCCGCGCAGTTCCACGGCAACAACCGGCTGGAAGTGATTCTGGTGGTCGTGCCCGTGTTGATCGTGATGCTGCTGAGCATCCTGACGGTGCGGACGATGGCCCGCATCAACCCCACCCCGCGCGAGGCGGTGGACATCAACGTGCTCGCCCGGCAGTTCTGGTGGAACTTCGGCTACCCGGGCGCTCCCGCCGCCGCCGGGGGCACGGTGACCAACGGCAACGAGCTGGTGATCCCCACCCGCAACCAGATCGCCCTGACGATGACGGCCGGGGACGTGCTCCACGGCTTCTGGGCCCCCAACCTGGGCGGGCAACGCTACGCGATTCCCGGCTCGCAGAAGACGTGGCAGATCGACACCGACCGGGTGGGCGTGTACTACGGCGAGTGCTCGGTGCTGTGCGGGGCGAGCCACGCGAACATGCGCTACCGGGTGATCGCGCTGGAGCCGGAGCGCTACAACTCGTTCCTGCGCACCGCCCAGACCTACCGCGCCCCCACCCCCGCTCCCGGCAGCCCCGAGGCGCGCGGGTACACGATCTTCATGCAGG encodes:
- the coxB gene encoding cytochrome c oxidase subunit II, translating into MNTNHSRPRRGPPGGLPRRAVQAGLLGLAATLLTGCQSERLISLGDMASANNREVFWMSVPAIALSIIIFAAVSWALFYTVRKFREDRNDAPPAQFHGNNRLEVILVVVPVLIVMLLSILTVRTMARINPTPREAVDINVLARQFWWNFGYPGAPAAAGGTVTNGNELVIPTRNQIALTMTAGDVLHGFWAPNLGGQRYAIPGSQKTWQIDTDRVGVYYGECSVLCGASHANMRYRVIALEPERYNSFLRTAQTYRAPTPAPGSPEARGYTIFMQGKPSTGALACAACHRVQGTPANGAAGPDLSFFGTRRTLGAGMWEGREAQEMLIPWLANSPGVKPGSQMPTYNGATYRVNGEVRRGGVLTRGELEDVAAYLRTLRLPEEADYWRGVPVIGAGNSQGSADRAIGDEGGTQ